The Anopheles coluzzii chromosome 2, AcolN3, whole genome shotgun sequence genome window below encodes:
- the LOC120947773 gene encoding uncharacterized protein LOC120947773 isoform X2 produces the protein MDTQRVALKLSDISPKFTEETLDEIVRCAGGKRCTGWKIPETNFTKGDAYLSELYRIQLTGEPAEPGRDEPLVVNVVVKTIPKNVGRRNTFRSADFFRNEANFYNVVLKELYRFQDARKPTNPFKDINPCYVAYTDGVNDFVAMEDLGQYGYKTASRAEGVGLEECKRCMRSLGRFHALSLAMKEQEPDRFHEIAQQHVEETYYSARLKSWYNNFLQVQIDIARDAMAREYPGTELERTMEKFFDCDLYDHMVYLTHTRNQNSVINHGDCWMPNFLFHDSTPAMRMIDFQLARYCSPALDIAFFVYSCTSQALRDAHYEDLLGAYHGGLAEMLRDLGSDPDTVFPRAELEKEMRQYARFGCGMGIESIPFSLLDESEVPDLDKITGEQAVPIEQLWILRPIASQAGRRRLTDMFRHATDMGYLN, from the exons ATGGACACGCAGCGGGTGGCACTGAAGCTGAGCGACATTTCGCCAAAGTTCACGGAGGAAACGCTGGACGAGATAGTGCGGTGTGCGGGCGGGAAGCGCTGCACGGGCTGGAAGATACCGGAAACCAACTTCACCAAGGGTGACGCGTACCTGAGCGAGCTGTACCGCATCCAGCTGACCGGGGAGCCGGCCGAACCGGGCCGGGACGAACCGCTGGTGGTGAATGTGGTCGTGAAAACGATCCCGAAAAATGTGGGCCGCCGGAACACGTTCCGGTCGGCGGACTTTTTCCGCAACGAGGCCAACTTTTACAACGTGGTGCTGAAGGAGTTGTACCGCTTTCAGGACGCGCGCAAACCGACCAACCCGTTCAAGGACATTAACCC ATGCTATGTGGCGTACACGGACGGGGTGAACGATTTCGTCGCGATGGAAGACCTTGGCCAGTACGGGTACAAGACGGCTTCAAG AGCCGAAGGTGTCGGACTGGAGGAGTGCAAGCGTTGCATGCGCTCGCTCGGCCGCTTCCATGCCCTGTCGCTAGCGATGAAGGAACAGGAACCGGATCGCTTCCACGAGATCGCCCAGCAGCACGTGGAGGAAACGTACTACAGTGCCCGGCTCAAGTCGTGGTACAACAACTTCCTGCAGGTGCAGATCGATATCGCGCGCGATGCGATGGCGCGCGAATATCCCGGCACCGAGCTGGAGCGCACGATGGAGAAGTTTTTCGACTGCGACCTGTACGACCACATGGTGTACCTGACGCACACGCGCAACCAGAACTCGGTCATCAACCACGGTGACTGCTGGATGCCGAACTTTCTGTTCCACGACAGCACGCCGGCGATGCGCATGATCGACTTTCAGCTCGCCCGCTACTGCTCGCCCGCGCTCGACATTGCGTTCTTCGTGTACTCCTGCACCAGCCAGGCGTTGCGCGACGCGCACTATGAGGATCTGCTCGGCGCGTACCACGGCGGGCTGGCGGAGATGCTGCGCGATCTCGGCTCCGATCCGGACACGGTCTTTCCGCGCGCCGAGCTGGAGAAGGAGATGCGCCAGTACGCCCGGTTCGGGTGCGGCATGGGCATCGAGTCGATACCGTTCTCGCTGCTGGACGAATCGGAGGTGCCCGATCTGGACAAGATCACGGGCGAGCAGGCGGTCCCGATCGAGCAGCTCTGGATCCTGCGTCCGATTGCTAGCCAGGCCGGCCGGCGGCGATTGACGGACATGTTCCGCCATGCGACCGATATGGGCTATTTGAATTAG